A region of Moorena producens PAL-8-15-08-1 DNA encodes the following proteins:
- a CDS encoding helix-turn-helix domain-containing protein, which yields MMISTAQAADLLGVSATRVRYLLSKGRVKGAYKVGRTWVIPLFDGMPVVTPGTRGPKRNWSKRREYTKAVIHVNQRVIRNNLKTGERNPVITVKRGSKNTYGHTVEVNGPCRVMYRPDDPLKCGARVWIETISDFKVI from the coding sequence ATGATGATTTCTACCGCACAAGCCGCTGATTTACTAGGTGTTTCCGCCACTCGTGTCCGTTACCTTCTGAGCAAAGGCAGAGTTAAAGGAGCCTATAAAGTCGGTAGAACTTGGGTGATTCCTCTGTTTGATGGCATGCCAGTAGTCACTCCTGGCACTCGCGGTCCCAAGCGGAACTGGTCAAAGCGTAGAGAGTACACTAAGGCTGTGATTCATGTTAATCAAAGGGTAATTCGCAACAATCTCAAGACCGGGGAGCGCAACCCTGTGATTACCGTAAAACGAGGCTCTAAAAACACTTATGGTCATACCGTGGAAGTCAATGGACCGTGTAGAGTCATGTATCGCCCCGATGATCCCCTCAAATGTGGAGCAAGGGTGTGGATTGAGACTATTTCTGATTTTAAGGTTATTTAA
- the sipA gene encoding regulatory protein SipA gives MSQDFNVGDRVRVITLPRYVKTAEPMPMLRPPDVIKVGEEGVILDRRPGGYWGVRFSRGAFLIDSQYIELVQGENPNP, from the coding sequence ATGTCTCAAGACTTTAACGTTGGCGATCGCGTCAGAGTAATTACATTACCACGCTACGTCAAAACTGCTGAACCAATGCCCATGTTACGACCTCCTGATGTGATTAAAGTTGGGGAAGAGGGAGTAATCCTCGACCGACGTCCAGGAGGATACTGGGGTGTTCGCTTTTCTAGAGGAGCATTTCTGATCGATAGTCAGTACATTGAGTTAGTTCAGGGGGAAAATCCAAACCCCTAA
- a CDS encoding Uma2 family endonuclease, with protein MSVVTIPVETSPIVLKIPTALEINDDLFFEFCQINRDLRIERTSEGEIIIMSPTGSETGGRNFDLIYHFAKWVKQDGTGKGFDSSTGFKLPNGANRSPDVAWVKLERWQRLTRKQRRQFAPICPDFVIELCSPNDRVEDLKNKMEEYIENGARLGWLIDPDHRQVYIYRPGALVEQLDNPSTVSGESVLPGFVLTMAEIWQE; from the coding sequence ATGAGTGTAGTTACTATACCTGTTGAAACAAGTCCCATAGTGTTGAAAATTCCGACTGCACTGGAGATAAATGATGACCTGTTCTTTGAATTTTGTCAGATTAACCGGGACTTACGGATTGAACGGACATCAGAGGGAGAAATAATTATTATGTCCCCAACTGGGAGTGAAACAGGGGGAAGAAATTTTGATCTGATCTACCATTTTGCTAAATGGGTTAAGCAGGATGGCACAGGTAAAGGTTTTGATTCATCCACTGGCTTCAAACTTCCCAATGGTGCTAATCGTTCCCCTGATGTAGCGTGGGTAAAACTGGAAAGATGGCAAAGGTTGACCAGGAAACAAAGACGACAATTTGCGCCTATCTGCCCCGATTTTGTGATTGAGCTATGTTCCCCCAATGACCGGGTGGAGGACCTCAAAAATAAAATGGAGGAATATATAGAGAATGGGGCAAGGCTGGGCTGGTTGATTGACCCTGATCATCGCCAGGTTTATATTTATCGCCCTGGTGCATTAGTTGAGCAGCTAGACAATCCTAGCACCGTTAGTGGTGAATCGGTTTTACCTGGTTTTGTGCTGACGATGGCGGAAATTTGGCAAGAGTAA
- a CDS encoding Spy/CpxP family protein refolding chaperone: MNIKRFSLLAGIAAITLTSFPMAVNAQELPPFLSNLNITDQQKEQFEDIINNTDSKIEDILTPDQQRRFQTIKVLRRQLKDAREGLNLSEEQLKQMQDINRSARFEMRGILTEEQRQQIRQEIGAFRGKGPLRRRFFQN, translated from the coding sequence ATGAACATCAAGCGCTTTTCTCTACTGGCAGGTATTGCAGCAATTACCCTCACTAGTTTTCCCATGGCAGTTAATGCCCAAGAACTTCCTCCATTTTTATCTAATCTGAACATCACTGACCAGCAAAAAGAGCAGTTTGAGGACATCATTAACAATACTGACTCCAAAATTGAGGATATTCTCACTCCCGATCAACAACGGCGCTTTCAAACTATAAAAGTGCTCCGCCGTCAACTGAAAGACGCAAGGGAGGGTCTGAATCTCTCTGAAGAGCAGTTAAAGCAAATGCAAGACATTAACAGGTCAGCAAGATTTGAGATGAGGGGTATTCTCACCGAGGAACAGCGCCAACAAATTCGTCAAGAAATAGGAGCATTTCGAGGTAAAGGTCCATTGAGACGGAGATTTTTCCAGAACTAG
- a CDS encoding alpha/beta hydrolase codes for MSLEAISIPPPNGQRPARLVVALHGWGANAQAVASLVPSLNLPNTQFLIPDAPFSHPQVTGGRMWYDLARDDYRGLEESEERLSYWLNSLQGFTGIPLSSTILCGFSQGGAMALDVGLTLPLAGLASLSGYMHRTPQQVDSSLPSILIVHGRQDTVVPLSAAHRLRDYLLNSGAAVQYRELDMGHEISLELLELLREFILFNR; via the coding sequence CTGTCTCTCGAAGCTATTTCAATTCCACCACCAAACGGTCAACGACCAGCACGATTGGTCGTAGCGTTACACGGTTGGGGTGCTAATGCTCAAGCTGTGGCATCTCTAGTGCCATCGTTAAACTTGCCCAACACCCAATTTTTGATTCCCGATGCTCCTTTTAGTCACCCTCAGGTAACTGGTGGCAGAATGTGGTACGACTTGGCAAGAGACGACTATCGGGGATTAGAAGAAAGCGAAGAGCGCTTGAGCTACTGGCTCAATTCTCTCCAAGGTTTTACAGGTATTCCCCTGTCCTCGACAATTTTGTGTGGCTTTTCTCAAGGTGGGGCAATGGCTCTAGATGTAGGGTTGACCTTACCCCTGGCAGGTTTAGCCTCCTTGAGTGGCTATATGCATCGAACCCCTCAACAGGTTGATTCATCCTTGCCTTCCATTTTAATTGTCCATGGTAGACAAGATACGGTTGTTCCTTTAAGTGCTGCTCACCGGTTACGAGATTATTTGCTCAACTCGGGAGCAGCAGTGCAGTACAGAGAATTAGATATGGGTCATGAGATTTCATTAGAGCTTTTAGAATTGCTCCGGGAATTTATTTTATTCAATAGATAG
- a CDS encoding pentapeptide repeat-containing protein, producing MNTDEIQSQYSLGERDFSGADLSQVNLSQVNLERVILWRADLSQAILTGTNLSSADLWGANLREANLTQAVLCGANLGQADLSEAILDLTNLHTTLYNFSTQFPPNFDPTKAGAYLIAPEALLTEAKLSGVDLSDTNLRGANLTRADLWKTNLKGADLKEANLTRACLIGAELQDVDLTGANLSRSNLMGANLKGAKLLNATLSGILYDETTQFPEDFDPVKAGGHLIAPGVSLPMANLSQSNLSGVDLSEADLSQVDLSQGHFFGISLLRANLRKANLRGVQFWEADLREADLQEADLRGADLWLSLVSGADFRGADLRSIHLFGVDLSATNLEAVNLKGAIYNEKTQFPEDFDPTAHGAYLIAPDVSLCGLNLQGADLRGADLSRADLGKVSLFGADLYSVNLEGVNLLGALYDQATRFPEGFDPSQHGAFLIAPGASFSDQELNGTDLGGANFSKVNLLGADLRCANLEDAKFERSLYNQTTQFPEGFDPSKLGAYCIVPVASLSGKDLSGANLGGVDLSQADLSGANLSQADLWGANLSQANLAGGNLTGADLLGANLTGADLTKATLSGANLHGAQLKDAKLAGVDLSDVDLRNTLISGAIMPNGTLHH from the coding sequence ATGAATACTGATGAAATTCAGTCACAATATTCCCTTGGGGAAAGAGATTTTAGTGGAGCTGACTTAAGTCAAGTCAACCTCAGCCAGGTAAACCTGGAACGGGTAATTTTATGGCGAGCCGACCTCAGTCAAGCAATTCTTACTGGCACTAACCTCAGTAGTGCTGATCTCTGGGGAGCTAATTTGAGGGAAGCTAACTTAACTCAAGCTGTTCTATGTGGTGCTAATCTGGGTCAGGCAGACTTGAGCGAAGCTATTCTAGACTTAACTAACCTCCATACTACACTATACAATTTTTCCACTCAGTTTCCCCCAAATTTCGACCCTACCAAGGCAGGAGCTTATTTAATTGCCCCCGAGGCTTTACTAACGGAAGCTAAATTGAGTGGGGTAGATCTCAGTGATACCAATTTAAGGGGTGCGAATTTGACCAGAGCTGACCTCTGGAAAACTAACCTCAAAGGTGCTGATCTCAAAGAAGCTAATCTAACCCGTGCTTGCTTAATTGGGGCTGAGTTGCAGGATGTTGACCTAACAGGAGCTAATTTAAGCCGCTCCAATCTGATGGGGGCAAACCTCAAGGGTGCTAAGCTTCTAAATGCAACCCTGAGCGGTATACTCTACGACGAAACCACTCAGTTTCCTGAAGATTTTGACCCAGTGAAGGCAGGAGGACATTTAATTGCTCCTGGTGTATCTCTACCAATGGCTAACTTGAGTCAGTCAAATCTCAGCGGTGTGGACTTAAGTGAAGCAGACTTATCCCAAGTTGACCTGAGTCAGGGTCACTTTTTTGGTATATCTTTGCTTAGAGCTAATTTAAGGAAAGCCAATTTAAGAGGAGTTCAATTCTGGGAAGCGGATCTACGAGAAGCCGATCTACAGGAAGCGGATTTGCGGGGAGCGGACTTATGGTTGAGCTTAGTTAGTGGCGCGGATTTCAGAGGAGCAGATTTAAGGAGCATTCACTTGTTTGGAGTAGATCTGTCCGCTACTAATCTCGAAGCGGTTAACCTCAAAGGAGCAATTTATAACGAAAAGACTCAATTTCCTGAAGATTTTGACCCCACAGCCCATGGGGCATATCTAATTGCTCCGGATGTGTCTCTGTGTGGGCTAAATCTTCAGGGGGCTGACCTCAGAGGAGCTGACTTAAGTAGGGCAGATTTGGGTAAAGTTAGCCTGTTTGGGGCAGATCTTTACTCGGTTAACCTGGAGGGAGTCAATTTGCTCGGAGCGCTCTACGACCAAGCTACTCGATTTCCAGAAGGGTTTGACCCCAGCCAACACGGAGCTTTCTTAATTGCCCCCGGTGCATCATTTTCAGATCAAGAGTTAAATGGCACTGATCTGGGGGGAGCTAACTTTAGTAAGGTAAATTTGCTTGGTGCAGATCTGCGCTGTGCTAATCTCGAAGATGCTAAATTTGAGCGATCGCTCTATAACCAAACTACTCAATTTCCGGAAGGGTTTGACCCTAGTAAGTTGGGAGCATATTGCATTGTGCCTGTTGCTTCCCTATCAGGGAAAGATTTGAGTGGAGCCAACTTAGGAGGAGTTGACCTTAGTCAAGCTGACCTCAGTGGGGCTAATCTCAGTCAAGCTGACCTTTGGGGGGCAAACCTGAGTCAGGCAAACTTGGCAGGGGGTAATTTGACAGGTGCTGACTTGTTAGGGGCAAATTTAACTGGTGCTGACTTAACCAAGGCTACCCTAAGTGGTGCTAATCTCCATGGGGCACAACTTAAGGATGCTAAACTGGCTGGCGTAGACCTGAGTGATGTTGACTTGAGGAATACGTTGATCAGTGGGGCAATTATGCCTAATGGCACGCTTCATCACTGA
- a CDS encoding DUF2259 domain-containing protein, translated as MKRFYLYSSLLVASFFLLLLGEEGLALIVKTNRRLSGFSVDSRSYIYLESARNHVTKVPTAKIQIFDVATNACVKKGCLETNYNYSDSNLTPKDAEDNLLRKTQRIRQSLGLNQLKVGLKLPIIERSIQPNGTETVKVLVDKEKDPLEIRLEQIYIPSVLSGGMSDIDRASMQLVINYNYRQLTLGKLNNYREAIRKYSIREVRLSPNRQNIVVLINLHQATYNADFQTTFVQSFPI; from the coding sequence ATGAAACGCTTTTATCTATATTCAAGTTTGTTGGTTGCTAGCTTCTTTCTACTATTGCTTGGGGAGGAGGGATTAGCACTTATTGTCAAAACCAATCGTCGATTGTCAGGTTTTTCGGTAGATAGTCGCAGCTATATTTATTTAGAAAGTGCTAGAAACCATGTCACAAAGGTTCCTACCGCCAAAATTCAAATTTTCGATGTAGCCACTAACGCTTGTGTCAAGAAGGGTTGTCTAGAAACTAACTATAACTACTCGGATTCCAATCTCACTCCTAAAGACGCTGAAGATAACTTACTCAGGAAAACTCAAAGAATAAGACAGAGCTTAGGACTCAATCAACTAAAAGTAGGACTAAAACTGCCAATTATTGAGCGTTCCATTCAACCCAATGGCACTGAAACAGTTAAGGTCTTGGTGGATAAAGAAAAAGACCCACTAGAGATTCGTTTAGAACAAATTTATATTCCCTCGGTTTTGTCTGGAGGAATGTCTGATATAGACCGGGCTTCAATGCAGCTAGTCATTAATTACAATTATCGCCAACTCACCCTAGGTAAACTGAACAATTACCGTGAAGCTATCAGGAAATATTCGATCAGAGAAGTTCGCTTATCCCCCAATAGACAGAACATAGTTGTACTGATCAATCTCCACCAAGCCACCTATAACGCTGACTTTCAGACAACCTTCGTTCAGAGTTTTCCCATCTAA
- a CDS encoding MraY family glycosyltransferase, with protein sequence MPTLRSFALEVGWADQPNARRLNQEPLPNAGGLAIYTGVVAALVLATLLRPIVIEGVLAQVLTILLGGSVLVLVGFIDDQFGLPAYVRLSVQIIAALLLVASGAGIKATFGTPIDVQLSMLLTVLWVVGITNAINLMDGMDGLAAGVSFITAMSLLAVSAQFPSRAAATLLLAALGGSALGFLRHNFHPSHIIMGDAGAYFFGYVLAASSILGSLKVTTVFALVPPVVFLLLPVLDTTQVFVRRLINGKNPLTTPGKDHLHHRLLAFGFSQRYVALILWGITLVSNWLAMKLQGMTPRVIYATTGGIILLLGITVLQRIRAK encoded by the coding sequence ATGCCAACTTTACGCTCGTTTGCTCTAGAGGTTGGTTGGGCTGACCAACCCAATGCCCGGCGGCTTAACCAAGAACCCTTACCCAATGCAGGAGGCTTAGCTATCTATACCGGAGTGGTAGCTGCCCTGGTACTAGCTACCCTCCTTAGACCGATTGTCATCGAAGGGGTGTTAGCTCAAGTGCTGACTATTCTCCTAGGGGGCTCGGTTCTGGTACTGGTAGGCTTTATTGATGATCAATTTGGTTTGCCTGCCTATGTACGCTTGTCGGTTCAAATTATTGCTGCCCTGCTGTTAGTGGCTAGTGGTGCAGGGATTAAAGCTACCTTCGGTACTCCGATTGATGTCCAACTCTCCATGTTACTTACGGTTCTATGGGTTGTGGGTATTACTAATGCCATTAACCTTATGGATGGGATGGATGGTTTAGCGGCAGGGGTCAGCTTTATTACTGCTATGAGCCTGTTAGCGGTTTCAGCTCAGTTTCCCAGTCGTGCCGCAGCAACGTTGCTTCTGGCAGCCCTAGGGGGGTCAGCTCTGGGATTTTTGCGCCATAACTTCCATCCTTCCCACATTATTATGGGAGATGCAGGTGCGTACTTTTTCGGCTATGTACTAGCTGCCAGCAGCATTTTAGGGTCTTTGAAAGTGACTACGGTATTTGCCCTAGTCCCCCCAGTAGTATTTTTGCTATTGCCAGTCCTAGATACTACTCAGGTATTTGTGCGACGGTTGATCAATGGTAAAAACCCTCTAACTACCCCAGGTAAAGACCACTTACATCACCGCTTGCTAGCCTTTGGTTTCTCTCAGCGCTATGTTGCCCTTATCCTTTGGGGCATTACCTTAGTGTCTAACTGGCTAGCCATGAAACTGCAAGGTATGACTCCTAGGGTGATTTATGCCACGACAGGGGGTATCATTTTGCTGTTAGGCATTACTGTTTTGCAAAGAATTAGAGCAAAATAA
- a CDS encoding Crp/Fnr family transcriptional regulator has translation MHQFSRAILERKQQEPKVKRRLHFYARGEKIPLVAQGVWEVDEGRVQLSTLSPEGEEIWLGWAESSAFFGNWFSVLSSYQAIALSDVRLKWYSLAEINNSPYIAQTILPQLVRRMRQTEILLAISGQRRVEVRLPKKLGNRAPCPYRTALFFR, from the coding sequence ATGCACCAATTTTCGAGAGCAATTCTAGAGAGAAAGCAGCAAGAGCCAAAGGTTAAACGCCGATTGCATTTTTACGCTAGGGGTGAGAAAATCCCTCTAGTAGCACAGGGTGTTTGGGAGGTAGACGAGGGCCGAGTCCAGCTGAGTACCCTTTCCCCAGAAGGGGAGGAGATATGGTTGGGTTGGGCAGAGTCTTCTGCATTCTTTGGTAATTGGTTTTCTGTGCTGTCAAGTTATCAGGCAATCGCCCTATCTGATGTCCGTCTCAAATGGTATTCTTTAGCTGAAATCAACAATTCTCCCTATATAGCCCAGACCATTTTACCTCAACTAGTGCGTCGGATGCGACAGACAGAGATCCTGTTAGCAATCTCGGGTCAGCGCCGGGTTGAGGTACGCTTACCGAAAAAATTGGGTAATCGCGCCCCGTGTCCTTATAGGACGGCTTTATTTTTCAGGTAA
- a CDS encoding sirohydrochlorin chelatase, with amino-acid sequence MKIDVTAESLSLSPLPLKRPLLMVGHGTRDPDGRQTFLDFAQTYQTLNHSRPVVPCFLELTGPTIQQGVESCVQQGYTELTVLPILLFAARHNKFDVTNELDRAREKYPQVKFHYGRHFGITTGILDLWRQRLAKLDQPQAELAVSQLKGEASNLEPSTKQPLALRKDTVLLFVGRGSSDPDANGDVYKMARMLWEGSGYKTVETCFIGITHPRLEEGFRRARLYQPKHIIVLPYFLFTGALVKKIFDITAQQQKLYPEIPLTCLPEMGIQPQLLSVLRDREIEAQLGQVQMNCEMCKFRLAAIDNGADNGHSHHHHHGHDHHHHHSHQHNHNTPDPYQDLEKYHQRIWQAP; translated from the coding sequence ATGAAGATCGATGTCACCGCTGAGTCATTGTCCCTATCTCCCCTACCGCTAAAACGCCCTTTATTAATGGTTGGTCACGGCACTAGAGACCCCGATGGGCGTCAGACTTTCCTTGATTTTGCCCAGACCTATCAAACCTTGAACCATTCTCGACCAGTAGTGCCTTGTTTTTTAGAACTGACTGGTCCAACTATTCAACAGGGAGTAGAGAGTTGTGTCCAGCAGGGTTATACAGAACTCACTGTATTACCGATTTTACTGTTTGCAGCTCGCCACAATAAATTTGATGTTACTAACGAGTTAGACCGGGCAAGGGAAAAATATCCCCAAGTCAAGTTTCACTACGGGCGTCATTTTGGAATTACCACTGGAATTCTGGATTTATGGCGGCAACGGCTTGCCAAACTTGACCAACCCCAAGCAGAGTTAGCCGTTAGCCAGTTGAAGGGTGAAGCTTCTAATCTAGAACCTTCCACAAAACAACCTCTAGCCTTAAGAAAAGACACAGTACTTCTATTTGTTGGTCGTGGGTCTAGTGACCCTGATGCTAATGGTGATGTTTACAAAATGGCTCGCATGCTCTGGGAAGGCAGTGGCTATAAAACTGTGGAAACCTGCTTTATTGGCATTACCCATCCTCGGTTAGAAGAAGGGTTCCGTCGCGCCCGACTCTACCAACCTAAGCATATTATAGTACTTCCTTACTTCCTATTTACCGGGGCTTTAGTAAAAAAGATTTTTGATATCACAGCTCAGCAGCAGAAACTTTATCCAGAGATTCCCTTGACCTGTTTACCAGAAATGGGAATTCAGCCTCAGCTGCTATCTGTGCTCAGGGACCGAGAAATCGAGGCTCAGTTAGGGCAAGTGCAGATGAATTGTGAGATGTGTAAGTTCCGGCTAGCAGCGATTGATAATGGTGCTGACAACGGACACTCCCACCACCATCACCACGGGCATGACCATCACCACCACCACTCTCACCAGCATAATCACAATACCCCAGATCCCTATCAAGACTTGGAAAAATACCACCAGCGTATTTGGCAAGCACCCTAG
- a CDS encoding DUF1565 domain-containing protein — protein sequence MSYPLTFYARITAMSLIRINTIELPISAHSHCHYQHHQHQPRGFDLGLPVKTILLGLTFSIISQAIPSRMVPLGLGGTTALAQSTQDDRARNLDLTIERKFLFVNPVTGNDTSGDGTQDSPLKTITQALQAAQPNTVIVLSSGIYSSEMGETFPLLLKPGIKLQGNPRTRGHDVVIRGGGTFVSSTAASHDVLIVGADQTIISGVTLNNTNPEGYGLWLEVGSVLVEDNTLTGNTKSGIAVEGNSTPTIRSNYFYKNQGNALSIYGTSNTQVDDNVFENNDLGILIAENVAPHIVNNRITGNINGVVLETNAQPFFHNNLIENSQLDGLVLKVGANPDWGNSPESTNNTLNNKLNNIFRGNGRFDINNQESEPTVIAFGNQLEKETNSEVNSGKTEKEIIQESKLETTAVSKPAVSKPASTSDGSDNQAVVMAENSNHSQKTTPNSKENPTTPSQVVPSQPPAEKEPTKESTSAQVSAASFPVPSSLEPQVSTSTDNIGKDAALDNSASTESSRPAARSQTESQQTSQTQQPSDARTQRSHSEPLTPLTLKVIQNQEQSSFEEPTSPAKPGEDSSSFTPASPSQEVIDASSDRSKPTSEAASTEDVNVMMSMSSQITTPVNQNTSNQNTSASSNSGSSIPVFSTSTQSNSEQRGPQGNNPTSALPSQGYRILVNAESEQQQDLMRSLIPDSFLTSFEGRTVMQAGLFTTLENIDRVLKLLSSYGLSTTIVPLNY from the coding sequence ATGTCATATCCCTTAACCTTCTATGCTCGGATAACAGCCATGAGTTTGATCAGAATTAACACTATAGAATTACCTATTTCCGCTCATTCCCATTGCCATTACCAGCATCACCAACATCAGCCTAGAGGCTTTGATCTTGGGTTACCAGTGAAAACGATTTTGCTGGGATTAACCTTTAGCATCATCAGCCAAGCTATCCCTTCAAGAATGGTGCCACTAGGATTAGGAGGAACCACGGCTTTAGCCCAATCAACTCAGGATGATAGGGCAAGAAACCTGGATCTTACCATAGAAAGAAAATTTTTGTTTGTAAACCCAGTTACCGGCAACGACACTAGTGGTGATGGCACCCAGGATTCACCTTTGAAAACTATCACTCAGGCGCTACAAGCTGCCCAGCCCAATACTGTGATTGTACTCTCTAGCGGTATCTACAGCAGTGAGATGGGTGAAACCTTCCCTCTACTTCTGAAACCCGGTATCAAGCTACAGGGCAACCCCCGCACTAGAGGTCACGATGTGGTTATTCGCGGCGGTGGTACCTTTGTTAGTTCCACGGCTGCTAGTCACGATGTCCTAATCGTAGGTGCTGACCAAACGATTATTTCTGGTGTGACCCTTAACAATACTAATCCAGAAGGTTATGGTTTGTGGCTGGAAGTCGGTTCGGTTTTAGTGGAAGACAATACCTTAACTGGGAATACCAAAAGTGGGATTGCTGTGGAGGGAAATAGTACACCAACAATTCGCAGTAACTACTTCTACAAGAATCAAGGAAATGCGCTCAGCATTTACGGAACCTCAAACACTCAAGTGGATGACAATGTATTTGAAAATAATGACTTAGGAATTCTGATTGCCGAAAACGTTGCACCTCATATTGTTAATAATCGTATCACTGGCAATATAAATGGGGTAGTGCTTGAAACCAATGCTCAACCATTTTTCCATAATAACCTGATTGAAAATTCCCAACTGGATGGATTAGTACTCAAGGTCGGAGCTAATCCGGATTGGGGAAATTCACCAGAATCAACAAACAATACATTAAACAATAAATTAAATAATATATTTCGAGGGAATGGGCGGTTTGACATTAACAATCAGGAGTCTGAGCCTACTGTGATTGCTTTTGGTAATCAGCTAGAAAAGGAAACTAACAGTGAGGTTAATTCAGGGAAAACTGAAAAGGAGATCATTCAAGAGTCGAAGCTTGAAACAACAGCTGTTAGTAAACCAGCTGTTAGTAAACCAGCTAGTACTTCTGATGGTTCTGACAACCAAGCGGTTGTTATGGCAGAGAACTCTAATCACTCACAGAAGACTACGCCTAATTCTAAGGAGAATCCCACCACCCCCAGCCAAGTCGTCCCATCCCAACCCCCTGCCGAGAAGGAACCTACAAAGGAATCGACATCTGCTCAGGTCTCAGCAGCTTCATTTCCCGTTCCATCAAGTTTGGAGCCTCAGGTATCTACCTCGACTGATAACATCGGCAAAGACGCAGCTCTAGATAATTCTGCAAGTACTGAATCTTCTAGACCAGCAGCAAGGTCCCAAACTGAGAGTCAGCAAACCTCTCAAACCCAACAGCCTTCTGATGCTAGGACTCAACGTTCACATTCTGAACCCCTGACACCCCTGACTCTGAAAGTTATTCAAAACCAAGAGCAGTCATCTTTTGAGGAACCAACATCTCCAGCCAAACCAGGAGAGGATTCTAGCAGTTTTACTCCAGCTTCACCGTCACAGGAAGTGATTGATGCGTCAAGTGACAGGTCAAAACCAACATCGGAAGCAGCCTCGACTGAGGACGTTAACGTTATGATGTCAATGTCTAGTCAGATCACTACACCGGTTAATCAAAATACTAGTAATCAAAATACTAGTGCTAGCTCTAATTCAGGTAGCTCAATTCCAGTGTTTTCTACAAGTACCCAATCAAACTCCGAACAAAGGGGACCTCAAGGGAATAATCCTACTTCAGCTCTACCCAGTCAGGGTTACCGGATTTTGGTAAATGCTGAGAGTGAGCAGCAACAAGATTTAATGCGATCGCTAATTCCCGATTCTTTCCTGACCTCCTTTGAAGGAAGAACCGTTATGCAAGCCGGATTGTTCACAACCCTCGAAAATATTGATCGGGTTCTTAAATTACTCAGTAGTTATGGTTTGAGCACCACTATTGTGCCTCTGAATTACTGA